The stretch of DNA CAATCTAATTTTGTTAATACGGTTGCTGGTGAAAATAACTCAGTTACTAATGACTACAGCTCGTTTGATGCAATGAGTTATCAGCATATGGCAGGTCGTGGCTGGGTAGCATCAGATAGAGAAGCTCTAACGGTTAGTGGTTGGTCTATGGTAGAAAACCCAAATCGTACTGATAGACTAACAGCTGTAGGAGCTGATATTTATTCATGGGGTAGCTATGGTATTGGCGTTGTTAACCAAAATGAAAGCTATTCGAATAACGAACATGCAATTGATAATCGCAATGTTAACCAAGGTGAAAACCAAGAGTTTGTATTGCTGTCGTTTGCAGAAGAAGTTGCATTAGAAGGTTTTTGGGTTGGCTGGGAGTCAACATATGGTGCCGGTAATGATGAACTAAACATCGGAACACGCACATTGTCTACTCGCGCAGTGAACAAAATTGAAGATGAAGATCGTAACGTAGCATGGAAACGTGGCTTTTTAGACAACTCTATGACCAGCGCTATTAATACTACAGGCTCTGTGGCTAATAGTAGAAATGTTGTTTATTATTCAATCGGGAATACAACTGGTACCACGTCTAAGCATTGGATTGTTGGTTTGTTTCAGGAAGTAGTAAGCGGTAACTATGATGCGTTTAAACTTCGCGGTATTGTTGCTTCAAGAACTACACCGACAAACGTTACTGAAGTGCCTGAACCATCAACGGTTGCGATGTTTGCTTTAGGTCTATTGTTACTTTTAAGACAGCAAAAATCTAACAAAAAGTTTCAGTTTCACGCTTAGGATTTACTCTTCTAACAAATATAAAAAAGGTGGCGTTTGCCATCTTTTTTGTTTTTAATAATCTTATTTTTCCAAATTCTATATTTATCTTTTACAGAGGCATAAAAATGCTTAAACGCTTGTTATTTCCTGTCGTTGTCATCTTTTCACTTAGCTTTAGTAATATCTCTTTTTCTGCAAATAATTATTATGAACAGGCTGTACAAGCATTTAACGAGGGCAACTATGAAGCCAGTTTCATTTATTTAAAAAACGCTTTAGAGCAGCAACCAAGAAACTTACCGGCAAAAATATTGATGGGTAAGATATACCTGCACAAAGGTTATTTTGATGAGGCTATTACTGAATTTGAAGAGGCGTTGGTTTACAAAGCAGATATCAACTTAATTGTTGCCGACTATGCAAGCGCGCTTAACTTCGCCAAGCAATATAAAAAGGTCTTAAGTTTTTCGGATGGT from Psychrosphaera aestuarii encodes:
- a CDS encoding PEP-CTERM sorting domain-containing protein — encoded protein: MLRILSIILVLGTALNAQADTTTLGWDFGNQSNFVNTVAGENNSVTNDYSSFDAMSYQHMAGRGWVASDREALTVSGWSMVENPNRTDRLTAVGADIYSWGSYGIGVVNQNESYSNNEHAIDNRNVNQGENQEFVLLSFAEEVALEGFWVGWESTYGAGNDELNIGTRTLSTRAVNKIEDEDRNVAWKRGFLDNSMTSAINTTGSVANSRNVVYYSIGNTTGTTSKHWIVGLFQEVVSGNYDAFKLRGIVASRTTPTNVTEVPEPSTVAMFALGLLLLLRQQKSNKKFQFHA